From Hemibagrus wyckioides isolate EC202008001 unplaced genomic scaffold, SWU_Hwy_1.0 Contig6, whole genome shotgun sequence, one genomic window encodes:
- the LOC131350648 gene encoding eukaryotic translation initiation factor 4 gamma 1-like: MEEEKEEAKKANTSFGDFLSDHLALTGGDIVETPAPLQTTPPMETEPNNTPEPAPVEVQPSEPHPSASPSNPKERKKYNREFLLRLRFVSASMHRPEGFPDIPGVVLDKVNMTVSDMTLYRSTVLYSV, translated from the coding sequence atggaagaagagaaagaggaggcaaagaaagccaacaCCAGTTTTGGTGATTTCTTGTCCGACCACCTGGCGCTTACAGGGGGTGACATTGTGGAGACTCCTGCCCCtctacaaaccacacccccaatGGAGACTGAGCCAAACAACACTCCTGAGCCTGCTCCTGTTGAGGTCCAGCCTTCAGAGCCTCATCCCTCTGCCTCTCCTAGTAAcccaaaagagaggaagaagtacAATCGGGAATTCCTGCTGCGTTTACGCTTCGTCAGTGCCAGCATGCACAGACCCGAGGGTTTTCCGGACATCCCCGGCGTCGTTCTGGACAAGGTAAACatgacagttagtgacatgaCGCTCTATAGGAGCACAGTGCTTTACTCAGTATGA